DNA sequence from the Oncorhynchus kisutch isolate 150728-3 unplaced genomic scaffold, Okis_V2 Okis07a-Okis12b_hom, whole genome shotgun sequence genome:
GCTCGTACACAACGAGGGTTGTTGTCTTCCTATTATCCGTTTATGTGCTCGGTAGCTACTAAGCTTACCAATAATGACAGTGCCAATTTTGGATAAATGCTTCAAGCGGAGAAATTAAATAGTTATTTTTTACGACCATCTAAGATATGTCATACCGAAAGTTATCGCTGTGCAAGTAGCTAGAAGGTATAGGCTAGCGAATATTGGCTACATCTCGACGGGGGTTTTCTCCTTCCCTTGTCTGTCTCGTCTGTTCTTGTTGAGGCTGGATAGTGATTTGTTAAttcattagctagctagtcatTAAATTCAAGCTCGTGCCCAGCCAGAATAGGATGAACTGGCTTTTCCCCTCATCCAAGGGTTCCGGACCTCTCCCACCTCTTAATAGCTTGCAGCAACAAAGACAACGGCAGATCGAGTCTCTCAAAGCTGCCCACTCCAGGTAAATCAACATCACGTACTagcaatgctaactagctagttatGGCTAATCCGTGGCTTGTTAGCCTTGATAGCTAGCTAAAGTATTTGCTACTATTTAAAGCGTTGTCACAAGGTGTAATTAGTGTGTATCATGCGAtgtatagctagctaacgtttgtgCCCCCATCGCAACACCGATAGTTGATGGGACTAGGTCAGATTAAAGTAGTATGTATTGTTTACAAGTAACATTAGAGAGAGGTGCCCCTCAGCGCTCTTCTAGATAGTCAGCCTAACTTTATAGGTTACATAATTGTAACGTTATGTAACTAATATGAACAATATGTCTAATGTATACGTGTGTCACTATCTTTTTCAATattctagctagctaaatacGTTTTGGATTGACGTGTCAAATTATTGTGTGTAAGGTGGATAAACTGGTTTGTATCTAACGTTATATGTTTCGGTTTTCTTCTCCTACAGCTTAGCAGAGATCCAGAAAGATGTGGAGTACAGAATCCCTTTCACAGTCAACAACTCAACCATCAGCGTCAACATGTGAGCGAGCTGCACGTTTACAGAGTTAGCATTAACAGATGAATACATGTTTACGTTTTAGCATCAACAAATGAGCATGTTGTCCCATCAGTGTCAACATGTGTGTAAACCCCAATAGCTCATCCTGCCATTGGTTCACAGTACAGTTAGGTTAATCTTCCATTTACTTGGCTATGTCTGACTTGTTGATTATTTCTTGCAGGATCAATAGGACTCAAACCCTCAGAACTCATGGGCTACTATCACTTTCaatgacctctctctctacctttctcccccctaatctccctcttctctttctcgtCCTCTCCAGCTTGCTTCCTCCTCAGTTTCCCCAGGAGAAACCAGTAGTCAGTGTGTACCCTCCAGTAGGACATCACCTGGTAGACAGCAACAATGGCACCATGGTTACCAGCCCCCTCATTACCAATGTAAGTCCTTCTCAACTAGATATGATGTTATTTAGGTCTATGTCAACCATACAAGAGACAAGGGAAGCTAAATCTGTGGTGATCTGAATGGTAGCCATTTGATGTTTTTCTCTAGGTATTTATACTTGTTTCGTTACAAGTTCATTGTCTGTATAAGGGCAGGTGTTGACATGGATGCAAACATCTGGTTTTCATATGCTTGTCATGAAGCTAACAGGCCTATGTTCTCAGTTTGGAATGCACTCAGATCTGGGCAAAGTCATCCAGAGTCTCCTGGATGAGTTCTGGAAGAGTCCACCGGTCCTGACGTCTGGCCCCACCGGCTTCCCTTAgtcagtaccacacacacacacacacacataacatgtcaTCATGTAATCCTTTGTTGGCCGTTGAAGGCAAATTCTTTGGGTTGCGTGTAATACGCAATGAAAGGACGATCAAAAGGTGTACAAAGTCACATGAGACAGCCATAATAACTGCCATAGCTTTACAGTAAAGGATACAAGGAGGCAGAAAGACTAGCTCAGTGACTAGTGTCATTTAACTGAGTACCGTTTCTTCACAAAGGGAGTCTATTCTCATCagctttctgtctctcccatctttcctccctgccatctctctctctctgtggtgcagTAACATGTACAAGCCGTCAGGGATGCCTCCCTACCCCACACAGAGCTTCCACTACGGGCTGCGCCCCGTGGGCCCCACCCCGCCCCCCATGCCCCACGCGGGTGTAGAGGGAGCTCACGGTCACTGCCCTCCCTGGGCAGCAGCCCCTGTCTACGGCCTCATCACCGACCTGCCTCTCCCCGTACCCACCGCAGACTCCCAGGTAAACGCACTACCACAGGTTCATTGAAGTGTAGTTTACCCAGTAGATATCTGGCTAATACCGGCATAATACCTAAATGTATAAGTTAAGGAGACTACTTGGCATGCAGTTTAGACGCCCCAAGAGGTTTAATGTAGCAATGTTTCATCAGGACAGACAAATACcaacagactagaggtcgaccgattaattagggccgatttcaagttttcataacaatcggaaatcagtatttttgggcgccgatttaataaaataataataataatgttgttttattttttttagaccattattaactaggcaagtcagttaagaacacattcttattttcaatgacggcctaggaacggtgggttaactgccttgttcaggggcagagcgacagattttcaccttgtcagctcgggggattcaatcttgcaaccttacagttaactagtcaaacgcaataacgacctgcctctctctcgttgcactccacaaggagactgcctgttacacgaatgtagtaagccaaggtaagttgctagctagcattaaacttatcttataaaaaacaatgaatcataaccactagttaactacacatggttgatgatattactagatattatctagcgtgtcctgcgttgcatataatctgactgagcatacaagcatactaagtatctgactgagcggtggtaggcagaagcagcaTTTTCgcgcattttgccagcagctctttgttgtgcgtcaagcattgcgctgtttatgacttcaagcctatcaactcccgagatgaggctggtgtaaccgaagtgaaatggctagctagttagcacgcgctaatagcgtttcaaacgtcactcgctctgagccttctagtatttgttccccttgctctgcatgggtaacgctgcttcgatggtggctgttgtcgttgtgttgctggttcgagcccagggaggagcaaggagagggaaggaagctatactgttacactggtaatactaaagtgcctataagaacatccaatagtcaaaggttaatgaaatacaaatggtatagagggaaattgtcctataattcctataataactacaacctgaaacttcttacctgggaatattgaagactcatgttaaaaggaaccaccagctttcatatgttctcatgttctgagcaaggaacttaaacgttagctttcttacatagcacatattgcacttttactttcttctccaacactttgtttttgcattatttaaaccaaattgaacatgtttcattatttacttgaggctaaattgattttattgatgtattatattaagttaaaataagtgtacattcagtattgttgtaattgtcattattccaaataaataaatacaaatcggccaattaatcggtatcggcttttttggtcctccaataatcggtatcggcgttgaaaaatcataattggtcgacctctaccaCAGACTGACCTATTATTCTAGTTAGAATAATTTGGGGCATCTATTATATTATACTTTATTTTCAAAACACCTCACCACCAGCCCTAAGCACACAATACCTTAACAACTGTTGCCAGGCACTGAGGCCTGTCAGTCACCATGCGAACTAGAGCTTCTGTACTGGAGTACTGCTGTGATGGTCAAGTGTTTAGCTACTTGTTTTATGTGTTGGTTAGCTACATAAGATGTGATATCACTCTGTCTGCAACAGGCTGGGTTGAACGGCCACATGTACAAGATGCCTGAGATTCCTGAAACATTTCCTGAGCTGTCTGAAATGAGGTATGTGCATTCTGCCACTGGAGTTTAAAACGTCACCCACTTTCTGGGCCGTTGAGTCCAAATGGTAACGTATGAGGACACGACTCAAAGAAACGTTTAGATATAATGATATGAATATAGGTTTCAGTGGAGGCTggttgggaggagctataggaggacaggctcattgtaatggctggaatggtatcaaacatatggaaaccacatgtttgactttGTTCCATGAATTCCATTTCATCCATttcaatgagccagtcctcctataccTCGTCCCACCAATTTTCACTGAGAGGCATGTAAATAATTGAAAGCCAATGATCAATCAGGGATATTCCATCTTGTTTGGACAATAAAGTTATATTGTCTTCCAATTCTGAACCTTCACGTTTGGGTTTCAATCACTTAATCCCACATCAACCTACATATTAgcgctttcctctctctcccatgtttgttatttatttttacagggacaacgtttcagtaaaagtgccagtttagccagccggctaattttcaaccgcagtccctgggcaggatATTAAAAGCAATGACAATATCAATACAGACAAACGATGAGCATTAAGCACATTCAGAGCAAAATatgacaagcaacacgtagcatgcagacagagaaacatataacaagcaacacgtagcatgcagacagagaaacatataacaagcaacacgtagcatgcagacagagaaacatagaaaAAATTAACatgtagcacgcagacagagaaacatataacaagcaacaggcagacagagaaacgataggacaagcaacacgtagcacgcagacagagaaacatagaacaagcaacatgtagcacgcagacagagaaacatatgacaagcaacacgtagcacacagacaaacacaggagcaacacgtagcacgcagacaaagcaacataggacaagcaacacgcagcacacagacagagaaacatagaacaagcaacacgtagcacgcagacagagaaacatagaacaagcaacacgtagcatgcagacagagaaacatgacaagcaacacgtagcacacagacaaacacaggagcaacacgtagcacgcagacaaagcaacataggacaagcaacacgcagcacacagacagaaacatagaacaagcaacacatagcacgcagacagagaaaTGTAttaacaagcaacacgtagcacgcagacagaaaTTTATGAACAAGCAACacatagcacgcagacagagaaacatagaacaagcaacacgtagcacgcagacagaaaTTTAttaacaagcaacacgtagcacgcagacagagaaacatagaacaagcaacacgCAGCACGCAAACAGAGCAACACATCACAGAAAGCAACTAAACAAAATATGTAAAAGCaacagtgtttccacacctcacaagctacagacaaaaTGGAAAAAGGCAATACAAAGATGGGGATTATGTTCAAGTCTGAgtggcctttagccatgtcttcatgttctTTGTGAAGGTGTGATCGGTGGTGCAGTTGTTTGTGTCTGATTGCAGTatgttccagacatgggaagctctcacagagaaagtggatttactaaaggtgcttttccttaggggaactatacagtcacctctcatggcagaccttgtggatctgctgccatggGTTTTGGTTTTCTGTAATTAACAAAAGTACTGAGTGGAggaggagccaggccatttagtatctgtgttaagaagcagtgtggcttggttgggttgtgtttcgtaggatgcatgactttcaaccttcgtctctcccgagcccgtatgggagttgtagcgatgagacaagatagtagctactaaacaattggataccacgaaattcgGGAGAAAAAGGGGCTAAAATTCAAGAAAATGCATCAGtttattgcacaagattttcccaactcaggagctcatgtttttaaaaatgtttttttcttctttttttttcttgaaTTTtagcccctttttctccccaatttcgtggtatccaattgtttagtagctactatcttgtctcatcgctacaactcccatacgggctcgggagagacgaaggttgaaagtcatgcgtcctccgaaacacaacccacactgcttcttaacacagcgcgcatccaacctggaagccagccggcccgccacaggagtcgctggtgcgcgatgagtcaaggatatccctaccggccaagccctccctaacccggacgacgctgggccaattgtgcgtcgtcccacggacctcccggtggCGGCCGGTTGCGatagagcctgggcgcgaacccagagtccctggtggcacagctggcgctgcagtacagcgcccttaaccactgcgtcaCCCGGGAGGCAGAGCTCATGCTTtttgaggatgtaacagtgatgatggctattcgGCTTcgtatcaagcactttgagagcctgtttgtagacagactgaataggttttaatgttgcacatcaagcttgggcccaactagtcaagcagtatgttaagtgggggagtatcatagatttgaagtacagttttgctacctccgtagtcaaacaatttcacaTGAATCGCGAATTCGCTaagttgaatttggttatttgagttACCTTGTTCACCTACTTTTTATAAGAGAGGTtagaatcaagtatgatgccaaggtacttaaaatcagataccacctggagcttctcccctgacacatagacatctggctcagtagcatctgttgtcctctttgtgaagaacatgcagacTTTTTTTcccacattgagatgcaaacatgagtcactgagccactttgtcacctggaccattacagtagtgaattattgtgcagcttgttgtttgctctttgcatgcacatatagcactgtatcatctgcatacatttgaacttcagacccagtacaggcaGATCAttaggctgaacaggaggggccctagtattgacccttggggcatgcccacatcatagctgagagtgggcgacagctgattgctcactctgacacactgggttctgccttcaaggtatgatttcatccatctgtCCCACCATATCCctctctgactgactgcctgtgtgtgttgtcCCCAGTGTGTCCCAGCTGAAGGACATGAGTGAGCAGGAGGACGTGCTGCTGGAGTTGTTTGTGTGTCTGCCCCAGCTCAAACAGGTCACCACTGACAAGGAGGAGCTGGTCAACAGCATTGTGGACA
Encoded proteins:
- the vps37a gene encoding vacuolar protein sorting-associated protein 37A translates to MNWLFPSSKGSGPLPPLNSLQQQRQRQIESLKAAHSSLAEIQKDVEYRIPFTVNNSTISVNILLPPQFPQEKPVVSVYPPVGHHLVDSNNGTMVTSPLITNFGMHSDLGKVIQSLLDEFWKSPPVLTSGPTGFPYNMYKPSGMPPYPTQSFHYGLRPVGPTPPPMPHAGVEGAHGHCPPWAAAPVYGLITDLPLPVPTADSQAGLNGHMYKMPEIPETFPELSEMSVSQLKDMSEQEDVLLELFVCLPQLKQVTTDKEELVNSIVDMAKKNLQLEPQLEGTRQEMLFKYEQLTQNKSAFETKMQRQHDISESCSLSALQARLKVAAHQAEEESEETAESFLEGKTDIDDFLANFMEKRTLCHSRRAKEEKLQQSINTHGQFPSSH